From Arctopsyche grandis isolate Sample6627 chromosome 12, ASM5162203v2, whole genome shotgun sequence, one genomic window encodes:
- the LOC143920358 gene encoding uncharacterized protein LOC143920358 has product MLSITGAFMLLLTTSSTLSATYQIQEDYENETYNTSSNTNNTEQRDETTDSAYDDDNEFDATSPKYEARVTVSTLNAYEDQNQTLGEMQGDFSNTNQYLHRPDGSSVGKTFGFFLNAGHNWRPLASKFHLHFGFYPNYYDAAGDNYKAKFANLWKFPGVLLNKAYRKGAALLMGPHQNIYSGYSNRKKLFYNNN; this is encoded by the coding sequence CTATTGTTAACGACATCGTCGACACTTTCTGCAACATATCAAATACAAGAAGACTATGAAAACGAAACGTACAACACAAGTTCAAACACAAACAATACAGAACAACGTGACGAAACAACAGACTCTGCATATGACGATGATAATGAATTTGATGCAACATCTCCGAAATACGAGGCACGAGTGACAGTATCGACTTTGAATGCATACGAGGACCAAAATCAAACTTTGGGCGAAATGCAGGGGGATTTTTCAAATACGAACCAATATCTCCACAGACCGGACGGAAGCAGCGTCGGGAAAACTTTCGGGTTTTTCCTGAACGCGGGGCACAATTGGCGACCGTTAGCTTCGAAATTTCACTTGCACTTCGGCTTCTATCCAAACTATTACGATGCCGCTGGCGACAACTACAAGgcgaagtttgccaatttgtggaAGTTTCCTGGGGTGTTGTTGAACAAAGCTTATCGGAAGGGTGCAGCGTTGCTTATGGGACCCCATCAAAATATTTACAGCGGATATTCAAATaggaaaaaattgttttataataataactga